One segment of Carya illinoinensis cultivar Pawnee chromosome 13, C.illinoinensisPawnee_v1, whole genome shotgun sequence DNA contains the following:
- the LOC122291423 gene encoding replication protein A 14 kDa subunit B-like, which translates to MDTSSPAVLVNAELLRMYVGRKVRTVVQVIESDGEIATGKSADERQLIIKGLPDVSPMSHVEVIGIAESEQSIRAEKWTNFGHTFDTQSYNQLCQLANGEFIGLFM; encoded by the exons ATGGATACATCAAGCCCTGCAGTTCTTGTCAACGCAGAGTTGTTGCGCATGTATGTAGGAAGGAAGGTTCGGACAGTGGTTCAAGTTATTGAATCTGATGGTGAAATCGCGACAGGAAAATCTGCAGACGAACGTCAATTGATTATAAAAGGACTGCCGGATGTCTCTCCTATGAGTCATGTTGAGGTGATTGGTATTGCTGAGAGTGAACAGTCCATTCGTGCTGAAAAATGGACCAACTTTGGCCACACATTTG ACACCCAATCATACAATCAGCTATGCCAACTTGCAAACGGGGAGTTCATAGGTTTATTTATGTAG
- the LOC122290868 gene encoding pentatricopeptide repeat-containing protein At4g18975, chloroplastic — MFRSPTMSFLVRRLTQLGEVRVRYFNSSNYSNMSFPSQKSHLRPTTTTETSFQDECNGQPMRPEKNAGGVERRIGENVSRKDKVNFLVNTLLDIKDSKEAVYGALDAWVAWEQNFPIVSIKRALLALEKEQQWHRVVQVIKWMLSKGQGTTMGTYGQLIRALDMDHRAEEAHKVWERKIGMDLHSVPWQLCRQMISIYYRNNMLKSLVKLFKDLEAFDRKPPEKSIVQRVADAYEMLGLLEEKERVLEKYNDLFTGNESPVKHKKAPSKRKKK; from the exons ATGTTTAGATCACCTACAATGTCTTTTCTG GTTCGCCGGTTAACTCAGCTTGGAGAGGTACGGGTCCGATATTTTAACAGCTCCAATTACAGCAACATGTCGTTTCCATCTCAGAAATCTCACCTACGCCCTACAACAACTACCGAGACATCATTTCAG GATGAATGCAACGGCCAACCTATGCGTCCGGAGAAGAATGCTGGGGGCGTAGAGCGTCGAATTGGGGAGAATGTTTCAAGGAAGGATAAAGTCAATTTTCTTGTAAATACA CTTCTTGATATCAAGGATAGTAAGGAAGCTGTTTATGGTGCGTTAGATGCATGGGTTGCATGGGAGCAAAACTTTCCTATTGTATCAATCAAGAGGGCATTGCTTGCTCTTGAAAAGGAACAGCAGTGGCATAGAGTTGTTCAG GTAATTAAATGGATGCTAAGCAAGGGTCAGGGAACTACAATGGGAACATACGGGCAACTCATACGGGCTTTAGATATGGACCACAGAGCAGAAGAAGCGCACAAGGTTTGGGAGCGGAAAATTGGGATGGATCTACATTCAGTTCCTTGGCAGTTATGCAGACAAATGATATCTATATACTATCGAAACAACATGCTGAAGAGTCTTGTAAAG CTCTTCAAGGACTTGGAAGCTTTTGATCGGAAACCTCCGGAGAAGTCAATAGTGCAGAGAGTGGCGGACGCATATGAGATGTTGGGCTTacttgaagaaaaagagagggtgCTGGAGAAGTACAATGACCTTTTCACTGGAAATGAATCCCCCGTGAAACATAAGAAAGCTCCATctaagagaaagaagaaatga
- the LOC122292655 gene encoding zinc finger BED domain-containing protein RICESLEEPER 1-like, which yields MDMEYLYEAYVEFGGGCGTGANKTQSGEASASMGSSSIVTDYDPLDFLSEFHKEHTASLMDCKSELERYLLENIEIPMGSFDILIWWKVNSTKYPVLALMARDILAIPITTVASESAFSTRGRVLDPFRSSLAPKTVEALVCSQNWLKSTPICLSQNYSEAIDDAESYKLDSELANSMASILREED from the exons AT ggatatggaatatttgtatgaggcatatgtagagtttggtggtgggtgcggaactggtgctaacaaaactcaaagcggTGAAGCTAGTGCATCAATGGGGAGTAGTAGTATTGTTACAGATTATGATCCCTTGGATTTTTTGAGCgagttccataaagagcatacaGCATCATTGATGGATTGTAAGTCGGAGTTAGAAcggtatttgttggagaacattgagattcctatggggagtttcgatattttaatttggtggaaagtcaactccaccaagtatccagttcttgctctaatggcaagagatatcttggccattcctatcaccaccgttgcatctgagtcagcatttagtacaAGAGGCCGTGTCCTGGATCCGTTTAGGAGCTCTTTGGCTCCTAAAACTGTAGAAGCTCTTGTGTGctcgcaaaattggttgaagtctactcccatatgcttgagtcaaaattattctgaagccattgatgatgcagagagctataagctagactcag AATTAGCCAATTCTATGGCTAGCATACTTCGTGAAGAGGATTGA